A single window of Halobacterium jilantaiense DNA harbors:
- a CDS encoding right-handed parallel beta-helix repeat-containing protein, with the protein MHGPTSRGQVVAAVGVLLVVVAPLSAVSVPPSVLGATQPAEQVDSCRTIDEPGAYELAGDVSGTAADACIRVAASDVVLDGNGHTVAGRNASATGVLVARGETASATAEGALTNVTVRNLTAANWSDGVALGTLDGGGSDLRVADIAVRENRRAGLRLSNAENVTARNVTATGNGDGVTLWETRNSTLRTVAAAGNGEYGVSVLTVSRENTLRNVTATGNGGDADRGAGVYFSTDTGDNVLVDARVGDNRGTGVRFSDSFGNTVRDGVVAGNDDAGVFGVPSYEDALRNVTATGNGGPAVGHEPSESASAFVAERLRLGDAASVSFDAGPVGVERADATDLPEPPRPLASEDGVSLSGVESGVTTTLSVDDAADSSLWRYDGTDWAQVAGASADGDSGTVSGTVTGDGTVVALDGTAPSGPESEDGQSGPSDESEQRGQDEERDETRETDGETPGDGTLVVQATTDDDFSYLFVVDGDAEGVETDDVAADSGDSVVDNGDGTVTVVGSTGSNAGDAFEVDGEVVEFYTPASAADYVLELDGEDVTDEIPEPNEE; encoded by the coding sequence ATGCACGGTCCAACCAGTCGCGGCCAGGTGGTCGCGGCAGTCGGCGTGTTGCTCGTCGTCGTCGCCCCGCTGAGTGCCGTCTCCGTCCCGCCGTCCGTTCTCGGCGCGACGCAGCCGGCCGAACAGGTCGACTCGTGTCGCACCATCGACGAGCCGGGCGCGTACGAGCTCGCCGGCGACGTGTCAGGGACCGCGGCGGACGCCTGCATCCGCGTCGCGGCGAGCGACGTCGTCCTCGACGGGAACGGCCACACCGTCGCCGGCAGGAACGCCAGCGCCACCGGCGTGCTGGTCGCCCGCGGCGAGACCGCCAGTGCCACCGCCGAGGGCGCGCTGACGAACGTCACCGTTCGGAACCTCACGGCGGCGAACTGGTCCGACGGCGTCGCGCTCGGCACGCTCGACGGCGGCGGCTCGGACCTCCGAGTGGCCGATATCGCGGTTCGAGAGAACCGGCGCGCGGGCCTGCGGCTGTCGAACGCCGAGAACGTCACGGCCAGAAACGTCACGGCGACGGGCAACGGCGACGGCGTGACGCTCTGGGAGACCCGGAACTCGACGCTTCGGACCGTGGCAGCAGCCGGGAACGGGGAGTACGGCGTGTCGGTGCTCACCGTCTCCCGAGAGAACACCCTCCGAAACGTCACGGCCACCGGGAACGGCGGCGACGCCGACCGCGGGGCGGGCGTCTACTTCTCGACTGACACCGGCGACAACGTCCTCGTCGACGCCCGCGTCGGCGACAACCGCGGGACCGGCGTCCGGTTCTCGGACAGCTTCGGGAACACCGTCCGTGACGGCGTGGTCGCCGGCAACGACGACGCGGGCGTCTTCGGCGTGCCGTCCTACGAGGACGCGCTCCGGAACGTCACGGCCACCGGGAACGGCGGTCCGGCAGTCGGTCACGAGCCCTCCGAGTCCGCCAGCGCGTTCGTCGCGGAGCGCCTCCGCCTCGGCGACGCGGCGTCGGTGTCGTTCGACGCCGGGCCGGTGGGCGTCGAGCGCGCGGACGCCACCGACCTCCCGGAGCCGCCGCGCCCGCTCGCGAGCGAGGACGGCGTCTCGCTGTCGGGCGTCGAGTCCGGCGTCACGACCACGCTGTCCGTCGATGACGCGGCCGACAGCAGCCTCTGGCGGTACGACGGCACCGACTGGGCGCAGGTCGCCGGCGCGAGCGCGGACGGGGACAGCGGGACAGTCTCCGGGACCGTGACGGGCGACGGAACCGTTGTCGCGCTGGACGGGACGGCACCGAGCGGCCCGGAGAGCGAGGACGGCCAGTCCGGACCGAGCGACGAGTCCGAGCAGCGCGGGCAGGACGAAGAGCGCGACGAGACTCGGGAGACGGATGGCGAGACCCCGGGCGACGGGACGCTGGTCGTGCAGGCGACGACGGACGACGACTTCAGCTACCTGTTCGTCGTGGACGGCGACGCCGAGGGCGTCGAGACCGACGACGTGGCCGCCGACAGCGGCGACAGCGTCGTCGACAACGGCGACGGCACCGTCACGGTCGTCGGGTCGACGGGGAGCAACGCCGGCGACGCCTTCGAGGTGGACGGCGAGGTCGTGGAGTTCTACACGCCCGCGTCGGCCGCCGACTACGTTCTGGAACTGGACGGCGAGGACGTGACCGACGAGATTCCGGAGCCAAACGAGGAGTAG
- a CDS encoding DUF6663 family protein yields MQTTTAGQHRVLGDAPDRDGFLLLDRADHEPVRVAADGYDGDLADAVAALRPGYLVDATLVWDDGDARFESVDVQKRTLFTFARGVSGLFEAALETMEEAHQEGLGVTGRPTFSTDNEPNGAVYAFAQQPGERDVFDEIRTGALPVEPLIDRLDEEDDDAHEVFVFDPIDHDFVVVYLVLHRDSVLADTVRDTYDCPRPAEVDLETS; encoded by the coding sequence ATGCAGACCACGACGGCCGGTCAACACCGGGTACTCGGTGACGCGCCCGACCGCGACGGCTTCCTGTTGCTGGACCGCGCCGACCACGAGCCAGTACGGGTCGCCGCCGACGGCTACGACGGCGACCTCGCCGACGCTGTCGCCGCGCTCCGACCCGGCTACCTCGTCGACGCGACACTCGTCTGGGACGACGGCGACGCGCGATTCGAGTCCGTGGACGTCCAGAAGCGCACGCTGTTCACGTTCGCCCGGGGCGTCTCCGGGCTCTTCGAGGCCGCGCTGGAGACGATGGAGGAAGCCCACCAGGAGGGCCTCGGCGTCACCGGTCGCCCGACGTTCAGCACCGACAACGAGCCGAACGGCGCGGTCTACGCGTTCGCCCAGCAGCCCGGCGAGCGCGACGTTTTCGACGAGATACGGACGGGTGCGCTCCCCGTCGAGCCGCTGATAGACCGGCTCGACGAGGAGGACGACGACGCCCACGAGGTGTTCGTCTTCGACCCCATCGACCACGACTTCGTCGTCGTCTACCTCGTGCTCCACCGGGACTCCGTGCTCGCGGACACCGTCCGAGACACGTACGACTGCCCGCGTCCCGCGGAAGTCGACCTGGAGACGAGCTGA
- a CDS encoding TetR/AcrR family transcriptional regulator translates to MHDDPATDLLDATYRALCRHGYADLTLRDVAAEANRSKASIHYHYDDRETLFAALLDHLYDEYTDRLDAADGQTPIEHIRALFDASAAGDRDGRDRAFCLAMLEVSAQAPYDADVRAQLHRFEDALTAHVRDAVADGVDTGAFADSVDPDAAADALVTAAVGVHARSTATDCSRDRLTAATVEYVEAHLTADDATEAVH, encoded by the coding sequence ATGCACGACGACCCAGCGACCGACCTCCTCGACGCGACGTACCGGGCGCTCTGCCGGCACGGGTACGCCGACCTCACGCTCCGGGACGTGGCCGCGGAAGCGAACCGCAGCAAGGCGTCGATTCACTACCACTACGACGACCGCGAGACGCTGTTCGCTGCGCTCCTCGACCACCTCTACGACGAGTACACCGACCGCCTCGACGCGGCCGACGGACAGACGCCCATCGAACACATCCGGGCGCTGTTCGACGCGAGCGCCGCCGGCGACCGAGACGGACGCGACCGGGCGTTCTGCCTCGCGATGCTCGAAGTGAGCGCGCAAGCCCCGTACGACGCCGACGTCCGCGCCCAACTTCACCGGTTCGAGGACGCGCTCACCGCGCACGTCCGCGACGCCGTCGCCGACGGCGTCGACACCGGCGCGTTCGCCGACAGCGTCGACCCGGATGCCGCCGCCGACGCCCTCGTGACGGCGGCCGTCGGCGTCCACGCCCGCAGCACGGCCACCGACTGCTCCCGGGATCGCCTCACGGCGGCGACAGTCGAGTACGTCGAAGCCCACCTCACGGCCGACGACGCAACGGAGGCGGTCCACTGA
- a CDS encoding M24 family metallopeptidase, translating to MSVFETRTRDCQRRLQDAGAAGVVLFPSPNLSYLGGFDETPSERHLVLFVPSEGDPAFVAPALYAEQLREETWVADVRTYTDSEDPESLVADAAADLDMDEGELLVDPTMWARFTQSLRETLPDATWGLADEVLAPLRVRKDDAELDALRRSGAAADAAMDDVRGLGADAVGMTERELADFVADRLAAHGGTGVSFEVITGSGPNGAKPHHTHGDREIEAGDPVVCDFGTRVDGYPSDQTRTVVFAGDPAADFESVHEVVREAQQAAVEAVEPGVTAGEVDAAARSVIEEAGYGDEFVHRTGHGVGLEVHEEPYIVSDNDRELHEGMVFSIEPGVYLSGEFGVRIEDLVVVTADGCERLNDSDHGWRA from the coding sequence ATGAGCGTCTTCGAGACACGCACGCGAGACTGCCAGCGGCGACTTCAGGACGCCGGCGCGGCGGGCGTCGTCCTGTTCCCGAGCCCGAACCTCTCCTACCTCGGCGGCTTCGACGAGACGCCGTCGGAGCGCCACCTCGTGCTGTTCGTGCCCAGCGAGGGCGACCCGGCGTTCGTCGCGCCCGCACTCTACGCGGAGCAGCTCCGGGAGGAGACGTGGGTCGCGGACGTCCGCACGTACACGGACAGCGAGGACCCCGAGTCGCTCGTCGCGGACGCGGCTGCCGACCTCGATATGGACGAGGGCGAACTGCTGGTCGACCCGACGATGTGGGCGCGGTTCACGCAGTCGCTGCGGGAGACGCTGCCAGACGCCACCTGGGGGCTGGCCGACGAGGTACTCGCGCCGCTGCGCGTGCGGAAGGACGACGCCGAACTCGACGCGCTCCGGCGCTCCGGCGCGGCCGCCGACGCCGCGATGGACGACGTCCGGGGCCTCGGCGCGGACGCCGTCGGGATGACCGAGCGCGAACTCGCGGACTTCGTCGCCGACCGCCTCGCCGCCCACGGCGGCACCGGCGTCTCCTTCGAGGTCATCACGGGGAGCGGGCCGAACGGCGCGAAGCCCCACCACACGCACGGCGACCGCGAAATCGAGGCCGGCGACCCCGTGGTCTGTGACTTCGGGACGCGCGTCGACGGCTACCCGAGCGACCAGACCCGGACCGTCGTGTTCGCCGGCGACCCGGCGGCGGACTTCGAGAGCGTCCACGAGGTCGTCCGGGAGGCCCAGCAGGCCGCCGTCGAGGCGGTCGAGCCCGGGGTGACCGCGGGCGAGGTCGACGCCGCCGCGCGGTCCGTCATCGAGGAGGCGGGCTATGGCGACGAGTTCGTCCACCGGACCGGCCACGGCGTCGGCCTGGAGGTCCACGAAGAGCCCTACATCGTCTCGGACAACGACCGAGAACTGCACGAAGGCATGGTGTTCTCGATAGAACCGGGCGTCTACCTCTCCGGCGAGTTCGGCGTCCGCATCGAGGACCTCGTGGTGGTCACGGCCGACGGCTGCGAGCGCCTCAACGACTCGGACCACGGCTGGCGAGCCTGA
- a CDS encoding MATE family efflux transporter: MGLRSRVSALFKGPEEFDLTSGGIGKPLFFLAMPIVVTNLFQTAYNLADTFWLGQYSTDALAAISFAFPMVFLLISLGMGISVAGSVLVAQYTGAGEERKADHAASQTVTFSVLASLLLGGVGYVFVEDFLSLMGASADVLPLATDYMEVVSLGLAAMFGFAVFVALMRGYGDTITPMLVMFGSVVLNIVIDPFLIFGWTVVENAPLVGTVSFPELGIQGAAIATVFSRAVALVVGLVVMFRGTRGVQLRLRDMVPEFGALKRIARIGLPASIEGTGRALSMNLLLFIVASFPDPVVAAYGIGTRVFSVVFLPAIAVARGVETMTGQNMGAGKPERAERAAGLAAKVLFAVLAVAGLVVFAYPEPIVSVFVGAGQADTARVVEVGAQFLRYVALTFGFIGIMRAYTGSFRGAGKTLTAAAISVFTLGIVRFPVAWLTAGPLGETGIWLSFGVSNVVGAVVAYGLYRRGTWRDTDLTDDAGGPDIESGDTGTEQPAGGD; this comes from the coding sequence ATGGGGCTCCGAAGCCGCGTCAGCGCGCTGTTCAAGGGCCCGGAGGAGTTCGACCTGACCTCGGGCGGCATCGGGAAGCCGCTGTTCTTCCTGGCGATGCCCATCGTCGTCACCAACCTCTTCCAGACCGCGTACAACCTCGCGGACACCTTCTGGCTAGGGCAGTACAGCACCGACGCGCTCGCCGCCATCAGCTTCGCGTTCCCGATGGTCTTCCTGCTCATCTCGCTGGGCATGGGCATCTCCGTCGCCGGCAGCGTCCTCGTCGCCCAGTACACGGGCGCTGGCGAGGAACGGAAAGCCGACCACGCAGCCTCCCAGACGGTGACGTTCTCCGTGCTGGCGTCGCTGCTGCTCGGCGGCGTCGGCTACGTCTTCGTCGAGGACTTCCTCTCGCTGATGGGGGCGAGCGCCGACGTCCTGCCGCTGGCGACGGACTACATGGAAGTCGTCTCGCTCGGGCTCGCGGCGATGTTCGGGTTCGCGGTGTTCGTCGCGCTGATGCGTGGCTACGGCGATACCATCACGCCGATGCTCGTGATGTTCGGCTCCGTCGTCCTGAACATCGTCATCGACCCGTTCCTCATCTTCGGGTGGACCGTCGTCGAGAACGCGCCGCTGGTCGGCACCGTCTCGTTCCCCGAACTCGGCATTCAGGGGGCCGCAATCGCCACCGTGTTCTCCCGCGCGGTGGCGCTAGTCGTCGGGCTCGTCGTCATGTTCCGGGGCACCCGCGGCGTCCAGCTCCGCCTCCGCGACATGGTGCCGGAGTTCGGCGCGCTCAAGCGAATCGCCCGCATCGGCCTCCCCGCCTCCATCGAGGGGACGGGGCGCGCGCTCTCGATGAACCTCCTGCTGTTCATCGTCGCCTCGTTCCCCGACCCCGTGGTCGCCGCCTACGGCATCGGCACGCGCGTGTTCTCGGTCGTCTTCCTGCCGGCGATCGCGGTCGCCCGGGGCGTCGAGACGATGACCGGGCAGAACATGGGGGCCGGCAAGCCGGAGCGGGCCGAACGCGCCGCCGGCCTCGCCGCGAAGGTGCTGTTCGCCGTGCTCGCCGTCGCCGGCCTCGTCGTGTTCGCGTACCCCGAGCCCATCGTGTCGGTGTTCGTCGGTGCCGGGCAGGCGGACACCGCCCGCGTCGTCGAGGTGGGCGCGCAGTTCCTCCGGTACGTCGCACTGACGTTCGGCTTCATCGGCATCATGCGGGCCTACACCGGGAGCTTCCGGGGTGCCGGCAAGACGCTGACGGCGGCCGCCATCTCGGTGTTCACGCTCGGCATCGTCCGGTTCCCGGTCGCGTGGCTCACCGCCGGGCCGCTCGGCGAGACCGGCATCTGGCTGTCGTTCGGCGTCTCGAACGTCGTCGGAGCGGTCGTCGCCTACGGCCTCTACCGCCGGGGGACGTGGCGGGACACCGACCTCACCGACGACGCCGGCGGGCCTGACATCGAATCGGGCGACACCGGCACCGAACAGCCGGCCGGGGGTGACTGA
- a CDS encoding winged helix-turn-helix domain-containing protein, which produces MSGSEQTPEADLSAAVPDPEDGLPPAEAFALLGNETRIDILQALWRAPEQPVAFSALRKRVGMRDSAQFNYHLSKLTDHFVRSTDDGYEFQYAGEKVVRAILAGTFTDRVSLEFPVDGECFDCGAALEGRYSDERLGVRCSACGTTYGRYAFPPGGLRDRTDAEVASAFDQRVRHLHCLAADGVCPECGGRMATDITPDDEDRLDLDVRVDHTCEQCQHTVSSPVGLSLLDDSTVVAFHADHGVDLTSTVHWTLPWCVTDETTSYDPDRDRAVVGITLGDETLTVTLDGDLRVVDTERRCGSDGDRTATV; this is translated from the coding sequence ATGAGCGGTTCAGAGCAGACGCCCGAGGCCGACCTGTCGGCGGCCGTCCCCGACCCCGAAGACGGACTGCCGCCGGCCGAGGCGTTCGCCCTCCTCGGGAACGAGACCCGAATCGACATCCTGCAGGCGCTCTGGCGCGCCCCCGAGCAGCCGGTGGCGTTCTCCGCGCTGCGCAAGCGCGTCGGCATGCGGGACTCCGCGCAGTTCAACTACCACCTCTCGAAGCTCACCGACCACTTCGTGCGCTCGACCGACGACGGCTACGAGTTCCAGTACGCCGGCGAGAAGGTCGTCCGCGCCATCCTCGCGGGCACCTTCACCGACCGAGTGAGCCTGGAATTCCCCGTCGACGGCGAGTGCTTCGACTGCGGCGCAGCCCTCGAAGGCCGGTACAGCGACGAGCGGCTCGGTGTCCGGTGTTCGGCCTGCGGGACGACCTACGGCCGGTACGCGTTCCCGCCGGGGGGCCTGCGGGACCGCACGGACGCCGAGGTCGCGAGCGCGTTCGACCAGCGCGTCCGCCACCTCCACTGCCTCGCCGCCGACGGCGTCTGCCCCGAGTGCGGCGGCCGGATGGCGACCGACATCACGCCCGACGACGAGGACCGCCTCGACCTCGACGTGCGCGTCGACCACACCTGCGAGCAGTGCCAGCACACCGTTTCCTCGCCCGTCGGCCTCTCGCTGCTCGACGACTCGACCGTCGTGGCGTTCCACGCGGACCACGGCGTCGACCTCACCAGCACCGTCCACTGGACGCTGCCGTGGTGCGTGACCGACGAGACGACCAGCTACGACCCCGACCGAGACCGGGCCGTGGTCGGCATCACGCTCGGCGACGAGACGCTGACGGTCACGCTCGACGGCGACCTCCGCGTCGTCGACACCGAACGCCGCTGTGGCTCTGACGGCGACCGCACCGCGACTGTCTGA
- a CDS encoding zinc ribbon domain-containing protein, which translates to MNRTLSQKRPWLAALLSVLATGLGHLYLRRWRRALGWLAVVLGVSYFLVDPAALDAAASGEAFDLVELLPVLVVTSLSVADAYLLAYVHNAVAKATVTPDGELSHCPNCGKEVDTDLEFCHWCTAELPDEDAHAAPQLDDESR; encoded by the coding sequence GTGAACCGAACGCTGTCACAGAAACGGCCGTGGCTGGCGGCACTGCTGTCGGTGCTCGCCACCGGACTCGGCCACCTCTACCTCCGCCGGTGGCGGCGCGCCCTCGGGTGGTTGGCGGTCGTACTCGGTGTGAGTTACTTCCTCGTCGACCCCGCGGCACTGGACGCCGCCGCATCGGGCGAGGCGTTCGACCTCGTCGAACTCCTGCCGGTCCTCGTCGTCACCTCGCTCAGCGTCGCCGACGCGTACCTGCTCGCGTACGTCCACAACGCTGTCGCCAAGGCCACCGTCACCCCCGACGGCGAACTCTCGCACTGTCCGAACTGCGGGAAAGAAGTGGACACGGACCTGGAGTTCTGCCACTGGTGTACGGCGGAACTACCGGACGAGGACGCGCACGCAGCGCCCCAACTCGACGACGAGTCTCGGTAA
- a CDS encoding ketopantoate reductase family protein encodes MHVVVQGSGSLGSLVGGLLAAAGEDVTLLGRPGDHLERVAAEGLVVEHPDGGETTTRPATATDPAAAADADLVVVCVKSYDTDTAAEALAGHLTGGAVLTLQNGLGNAEALAESVGDAAVLAGTTTHGAVLEAPGVVRHAGEGETTVGRYAGATDAFVRRVADALSAAGLDASVTDDPERAVWTKVLVNAGINAATALARVPNGALVGDEAGERLLERAVTEGVAVARAEGVDVPGDVVEQTRSVARRTASNHSSMRQDLDRGSRTEVEALHGALAARAREHGVDAPVLRTLADLVRLAEGNEN; translated from the coding sequence ATGCACGTGGTGGTACAGGGGTCGGGGTCGCTGGGGTCGCTGGTCGGTGGGCTGCTCGCCGCGGCCGGCGAGGACGTGACGCTGCTCGGGCGACCGGGCGACCACTTGGAGCGGGTCGCTGCCGAGGGGCTGGTCGTCGAACACCCGGACGGCGGCGAGACGACGACCCGTCCGGCCACCGCGACGGACCCGGCGGCCGCGGCGGACGCCGACCTCGTGGTCGTCTGCGTGAAGAGCTACGACACGGACACGGCCGCCGAGGCGCTCGCGGGCCACCTGACCGGGGGCGCGGTCCTGACTCTCCAGAACGGCCTCGGGAACGCCGAGGCGCTCGCCGAGTCCGTCGGGGACGCCGCCGTCCTCGCGGGGACGACGACCCACGGTGCCGTCCTCGAAGCGCCCGGGGTCGTCCGGCACGCGGGCGAGGGCGAGACGACCGTCGGCCGGTACGCCGGCGCGACCGACGCGTTCGTGCGCCGAGTCGCCGACGCGCTCTCGGCGGCCGGTCTGGACGCGTCGGTGACCGACGACCCGGAGCGCGCGGTCTGGACGAAGGTGCTGGTGAACGCCGGCATCAACGCGGCGACGGCGCTCGCTCGCGTGCCGAACGGCGCGCTCGTCGGGGACGAAGCGGGCGAGCGGCTGCTGGAGCGCGCCGTCACCGAGGGTGTCGCCGTGGCGCGGGCCGAGGGCGTCGACGTTCCCGGGGACGTCGTCGAGCAGACCCGGTCGGTGGCGCGGCGGACGGCGTCGAATCACTCCTCGATGCGCCAGGACCTCGACCGCGGCTCCCGGACCGAGGTCGAGGCGCTGCACGGCGCGCTCGCTGCTCGGGCGCGCGAGCACGGCGTCGATGCGCCCGTCCTCCGGACGCTCGCTGACCTCGTCCGGCTCGCAGAAGGGAACGAGAACTAG
- a CDS encoding TetR/AcrR family transcriptional regulator: MGDPSNEEFSEAEAEVMRATYRALREHGYAELTVKRIAEEYGKSTAAIHYHYDTKEDLLAAFLDFILDQFVETIRDVETTDPEERLTLLLDELLVKPQSNQDLSVALLEMRSQAPYKEAFRERFRQNDEYVRFMLKAVVNHGIDEGVFRDVDADRVTRSLMTIVDGARTRAVVLGDPSALETARETASEYVDAVLR; encoded by the coding sequence ATGGGCGACCCCTCGAACGAGGAGTTCTCCGAGGCCGAAGCGGAGGTGATGCGGGCCACCTACCGGGCGCTCCGCGAACACGGGTACGCCGAGCTGACTGTCAAGCGCATCGCCGAGGAGTACGGGAAGTCGACCGCGGCTATCCACTACCACTACGACACGAAAGAAGACCTGCTGGCGGCGTTCCTCGATTTCATCCTCGACCAGTTCGTCGAGACGATTCGGGACGTCGAGACCACCGACCCCGAGGAACGGCTGACGCTGCTGCTGGACGAACTGCTCGTCAAACCCCAGTCGAACCAGGACCTCTCGGTCGCGCTGCTGGAGATGCGGAGTCAGGCACCGTACAAGGAGGCGTTCCGGGAGCGCTTCCGCCAGAACGACGAGTACGTCCGGTTCATGCTGAAGGCGGTCGTCAACCACGGCATCGACGAGGGCGTGTTCCGGGACGTCGACGCCGACCGGGTGACGCGCTCGCTGATGACCATCGTCGACGGGGCACGCACGCGAGCGGTCGTCCTCGGCGACCCGTCGGCGCTGGAGACCGCCAGAGAGACCGCCAGCGAGTACGTCGACGCGGTACTCCGGTAG
- the lhgO gene encoding L-2-hydroxyglutarate oxidase yields MEHDVVVVGGGCVGVSTAYHVAGRTDLDVALVEKEHRLAAHQSGRNSGVLHPGFNYEPGTRKAEFAVEGTRRMKAFCDEHGVPCEEVGVVVAARSDAEVRRLDDLAAQADANGVDATVVDGERLRELEPHAAGREALHCPEAASVDAQQYVYALAREARERGVTLHLDTEVASLDRTAGGYSVRTDSGTIDAGVVVNAAGLHADRLAHSVGVGERYHVVPFRGEYYELPPDRRDLVNSMVYPTPDPELPFLGVHYTRRTDGSVIVGPNAVLAFGREAYENTDVDLDDLRDALSYEGFWRLFASPKMLRVAAAELGTSFSKARFAAAARKLVPAVTESDLAPSYAGVRAQVVSRGGDLVKQPVFVEDDDRGVHVLNAVSPGLTCSLPFGDHLAERVEAMA; encoded by the coding sequence ATGGAACACGACGTCGTGGTCGTCGGCGGCGGCTGTGTCGGCGTCTCGACGGCCTACCACGTCGCCGGGAGAACCGACCTCGACGTCGCGCTGGTGGAGAAAGAACACCGCCTCGCGGCCCACCAGAGCGGCCGGAACTCGGGTGTCCTCCACCCGGGGTTCAACTACGAGCCCGGCACCCGGAAAGCAGAGTTCGCCGTCGAGGGCACGCGCCGGATGAAGGCGTTCTGCGACGAGCACGGCGTCCCCTGCGAGGAGGTCGGCGTGGTCGTCGCGGCGCGCTCCGACGCCGAGGTGCGTCGGCTCGACGACCTCGCCGCGCAGGCCGACGCGAACGGCGTCGACGCGACCGTCGTGGACGGCGAGCGCCTCCGCGAACTGGAGCCGCACGCGGCCGGTCGCGAGGCCCTGCACTGTCCCGAGGCGGCGTCCGTCGACGCCCAGCAGTACGTCTACGCGCTCGCCCGGGAGGCCCGCGAGCGCGGCGTCACGCTCCACCTCGACACCGAAGTCGCGTCGCTGGACCGGACCGCGGGCGGGTACAGCGTTCGCACGGACTCGGGCACCATCGACGCCGGCGTGGTCGTGAACGCCGCGGGCCTGCACGCCGACCGGCTGGCGCACTCGGTCGGCGTCGGCGAGCGGTACCACGTCGTGCCGTTCCGCGGCGAATACTACGAGCTTCCGCCGGACCGCCGGGACCTGGTGAACTCGATGGTGTACCCGACGCCGGACCCAGAGTTGCCGTTCCTCGGCGTCCACTACACGCGCCGGACGGACGGCTCGGTTATCGTCGGCCCGAACGCCGTCCTCGCGTTCGGCCGGGAGGCCTACGAGAACACTGACGTGGACCTCGACGACCTCCGCGACGCGCTCTCCTACGAGGGGTTCTGGCGGCTGTTCGCCTCCCCGAAGATGCTGCGGGTCGCCGCCGCCGAACTCGGCACGTCGTTCTCGAAGGCGCGGTTCGCGGCGGCGGCGAGAAAGCTCGTTCCGGCTGTCACCGAATCCGACCTCGCGCCGAGCTACGCGGGCGTCCGAGCGCAGGTCGTCTCCCGGGGCGGCGACCTCGTGAAGCAGCCGGTGTTCGTCGAGGACGACGACCGCGGCGTCCACGTCCTGAACGCCGTCTCGCCGGGGCTAACGTGTTCGCTGCCGTTCGGCGACCACCTCGCCGAGCGCGTCGAAGCGATGGCGTGA